The sequence AATACGAACTCAATCCGATGTTCATTCAGTCCGACCGTCTGGCGCAGTTCAATCCTCGCGGAACCGACGTGGCGGTAATTCTCGATTTAATGATTCACGATATCGACATTATATTAAGTTTGGTTAAAAGCGAAATTAAAGATATTCGCGCAAGCGGCATTTCGGTGGTATCGAATAATATCGACATTGCAAACGCCAGAATAGAATTCGAAAATTTTGCAGTCGCCAATGTTACAGCCAGCAGAATATCTCAAAAGCGGATGCGTAAAATGAGAATGTTCCAGCAGGACACCTATTTCTCGGTCGATTTTATCGAAGGCTCTTCCGAAATTATTCGTTTAATGCCGCAAGGCGTTTTGCCGGAATCGGGCGCTTTCCCGATCGGTCAAATAGGAATCGAAGATAAAAAAAGAACCGTTGTTATAGAACGCCCGGACAGCGTTAATATTAATCCTCTGCAGTACGAACTGAAATTGTTCGCCGAATCCGTATTGAACGATACGGTTCCTCCTGTTACCGGTTACGACGGCTTAAAAGCGTTGCGAGTTGCCGAACAGATTATTCGAAAAATTGAAGAGTCGATTTCAAGAGCAAGATTCAATAATTTATGATACGTAATTGAAAACGGGATGAAATATTTTCTTATTGCAATATCATTATTTTTTTCGACGCTGCAAGCTCAAACGGAAACGCCTCGGGATACTACTACCGGAAAAAAGGGCGGCGAAATTGACGACGTGGTCTACGCTTCCGCGTCGGATTCTCTTATTTTTGACGTCTCTTCGAAAAAGATGTATCTCTTCGGTCAAGCCGATCTTAAATATAAAGACATTGAACTCAACAGCGGTTTGATAAATCTCGATTACAATACGAACGACCTCGAGGCTTTCGGAATCGAAGACACTTCCGATACGGCTAAGGTCAGATGGAAAGAAACGCCCGTCCTCAAAGAAGGATTCGAAGTTTACGAAGGCTCTTCATTGAAATATAATTTCAAAACGCAGCGCGGCTTTATTTCGATGGCAAAAAACAGAGAAAAAGATTCGAGATACGAAGGAGAGAAAGTCAAAAAAGTAGAAAAGAATATCTACTTTATCGAGCATGGAATGTTTACAACCTGCGAGCTCGATACGCCTCACACCTATTTTACCGCAGATCAGATGAAAGTAATACAAAAGGACAGGATAATAGCGCGCTGGATCTTTATGAATATTGCCGGAGTGCCTTTCCCTCTGCCATTGCCATTCGGAATATTTCCGTCGGAAGGCGGCAGAAAATCCGGATTGATAATACCGACGTACGGACAGGACGCCAGGCGCGGTCAATATTTCAATAATTTCGGCTACTTCTGGGCGATCAGCGATTATATGGATTTGTCTTTGACGGGCGATTATTACTCTAAAGGCGGTTACGGACTACACAGCCGTTTTCGATATTCGAAAAGATATTCTTTCGACGGTACCTTCACAGCAGATTTTTCTAAAATAAGCATAGGCGAGTCGACCGACCCGCTTTCGAAAAGAAGCGAAGCCGACGACTGGAATTTATCGTGGACGCACAGTCAGACTATCAATCCGACGACGCAGCTGAACGCAAATTTGCGTTTTTCGTCCTCGTCATATTTGCAAAACAACAGCATTAATTATAACGATATTCTGTCGCAGAACATAATATCGAACGCTACGTTTACAAAACGCTGGGACGAATCGGGAACGAGTCTTACGATTAATTATAGCCGCACTCAAAAATTGCAGTCGGGCGACGTCACCGAGTCGCTGCCTTCCTTAAGTTTCACAAAAAATCTTTTCTATCCGCTCAGAGGCGAAAGCTCCGACCCGAGAACTCAAAAATGGTACGAACAAATCGGAGTCTCGTACAATGCGAATCTGTTGAACAGGAGGATTAAAACAGGCGATAAAATTGACAATAGAGCCGGAGCGCAGCACAGGCTTCAAATTAACGCTTCGCCCAAAATCGGATATTTCAATATTTCGCCTTCAATTAATTACAACGAAAAGTGGTATAATAAGAGAATTAAGATTGAAAATGTGAAGATTACTAAATACGACCCGGAAACGGATACCGAATACGAAAAAGACACTTTAATTACGAGAGATATAAACGAATATAATTTCGTAAGAACTTTCGAAATGAGCCTGTCGGCGTCGACAAAATTATACGGCATTTTCCAGCCCGACATGCTGGGAATCGAAGCCTTCAGGCATACGCTCCGACCGTCGATTTCGTACGTCTACCAACCCGATTTTTCCGACGACACATGGGGCTATTACGATTATTACACCGATTCGGAAGGAAAAATTGTGAAATACGATAAATTCAGAAACGAGGTCTACGGAGGCGCGGGCTCGGGCAAAAGGCAAGCGATTAATTTCTCGATCGGCAATATTTTCGAAATGAAAACTCAAAAAGATCCTTCGGATACTTCGGAATCGGGCGGCAATAAAATCCAATTGCTCAACCTCGACGCTTCGGTGGGATATAATTTTGCTTCTGAAGAATATAAACTATCCGATCTGAGACTTTCATACAGAACGCAGATCGGGCAGTATCTTAGTTTCAACGGCTCTTCTGCTTATACTTTTTATGATTACGAAGGCGATACAAAAGTAAACAGATTCCTCGTATCGGCTGGCAAAGGTCTTTTTCGACTGACAAGCTTTAATTTTTCCGTA comes from Melioribacter roseus P3M-2 and encodes:
- a CDS encoding Gfo/Idh/MocA family protein: MNKLKIGVIGTGHLGRIHVKLLKELDNVELCGVYDKDFEKSKNVSEEFGVKQYQDMDKLINDSEAVVIVATTSAHYELVKKAFGYGKHVFVEKPITAHISEAEELVAISEEKNLKLQVGHIERFNPALVSLEKYELNPMFIQSDRLAQFNPRGTDVAVILDLMIHDIDIILSLVKSEIKDIRASGISVVSNNIDIANARIEFENFAVANVTASRISQKRMRKMRMFQQDTYFSVDFIEGSSEIIRLMPQGVLPESGAFPIGQIGIEDKKRTVVIERPDSVNINPLQYELKLFAESVLNDTVPPVTGYDGLKALRVAEQIIRKIEESISRARFNNL
- a CDS encoding putative LPS assembly protein LptD, coding for MKYFLIAISLFFSTLQAQTETPRDTTTGKKGGEIDDVVYASASDSLIFDVSSKKMYLFGQADLKYKDIELNSGLINLDYNTNDLEAFGIEDTSDTAKVRWKETPVLKEGFEVYEGSSLKYNFKTQRGFISMAKNREKDSRYEGEKVKKVEKNIYFIEHGMFTTCELDTPHTYFTADQMKVIQKDRIIARWIFMNIAGVPFPLPLPFGIFPSEGGRKSGLIIPTYGQDARRGQYFNNFGYFWAISDYMDLSLTGDYYSKGGYGLHSRFRYSKRYSFDGTFTADFSKISIGESTDPLSKRSEADDWNLSWTHSQTINPTTQLNANLRFSSSSYLQNNSINYNDILSQNIISNATFTKRWDESGTSLTINYSRTQKLQSGDVTESLPSLSFTKNLFYPLRGESSDPRTQKWYEQIGVSYNANLLNRRIKTGDKIDNRAGAQHRLQINASPKIGYFNISPSINYNEKWYNKRIKIENVKITKYDPETDTEYEKDTLITRDINEYNFVRTFEMSLSASTKLYGIFQPDMLGIEAFRHTLRPSISYVYQPDFSDDTWGYYDYYTDSEGKIVKYDKFRNEVYGGAGSGKRQAINFSIGNIFEMKTQKDPSDTSESGGNKIQLLNLDASVGYNFASEEYKLSDLRLSYRTQIGQYLSFNGSSAYTFYDYEGDTKVNRFLVSAGKGLFRLTSFNFSVTTNLSSDKLYGKKEESSDDSLNTTPEKEKLKKPVYTIPWDLSLSYSYSLNKLNPSESNIYSNLNANLSFSLTENWRFIVRGSYDFDRKQFTAPQISIYRDLHCWEFNLIWNPIGTYRGFRFELRMKAPEFRDIKVTRSHGVFSGRGY